ATCACTCTCTTGTACCTTTTGGCGTTAGTGACAAACGCTGAATacaaaagggatgatctttttacttgctttctcctttactgctttccatttacttgttgtgtatttgatgaaagattgcatataaggataagcactactacgtaTCAATTAGAGGGAAGTAGTTGGCTACAGAACCATGAAGGTGTTTGTTATCGTTGAGACAGGGCACACTCCAGTTCTCGATCGTGCTCCAGATGGTttgtgcacccttgctaccctttGCCCTCAATCGAACCTCTCCAGCTTTGGCCCGCTTGGGTTAGTATTTCTATCAAAGTATAAAGGAGCATAGTTAGAGGCATGACATCTAGCGTCTGATTCAGGCCTCAACATCACTTtttaggagtagggtaacatagaAATTTACTCGCTTTCTAGTAGTATAAATTTGCTTGTTTCATTTCATTGCTTTcaagtagttggttagattttaACCATTGAAAAgtaccatctttcacttctttttcataacaaggctataataaGCTAAATTGGAAGTAGTCTAATAACCGAACTTCAAGTCTCTGTGGATCGATAcctgacttacccactttctactgaacttgggatagttaggtttataaatattattttttgtagtcccaagccttggcaagcctaccaaaaTTTGGTGTCGTTGCTGGGGACTTGGCTACGGTTATAGGCCAActtttgttttagagtattacAACCATTTATTGtgatttgctctccttttattttcactttctttgattaatttctatttattttattttattttctgtttgTGAAGTCTAAATCTTTGTGCTtaaaagtgtgtatgtttggGCTGCGTTCTTTGGAACCCaagataattcccatagatctAGAGATTGAAAAATCccataggtcccttaggaaacctatctccaACCCAAAGAAGGCTGAGTCGTCAAAACTGAAAATAATGGCCGAAAAAAATCCCCCAGTTCCCGTTGAACAAATCCAGGAACCCCATGCTCCTCACCTACCTATGGTGGGAGAGCAAAACCTTcagcctcttagggactactttgtacatAATGCATACACATTGCCGTCTTGCATCTAGTTTTTGAATGTCCAGGCggcacaatttgagattaagactttaATCATCTTGATgctgcccaactttcatgggaactcCATTGAAAATCCTTATCATCATTTggatgagttcttggaaatttgttccaccatacacattcctaattttagtgatgatgctctaCATCTTAGGCTTTTCCCGTTCTCTTTGAAGgacaaggccaaatattggctaacgTCCGTAGAACCGAACTCGGTAACCAACTAGGCCACCATGCAgcatgaatttcttaaaaagtatttcccaattaggaagactaaccagcttcgaagagccatcacaagtttctcacagaTGGATGGGGAACTTTTTTTTGAGACTTGGGAGCACTTTAGGGACCTACTCCATAAATGTCCACATCACtaggtccccaagtggcaattagtctaAACTTTCTACGAAGGGTtggctgagagagataggtccatAATTGATGCGTCATGTGGAGATACTTTTCTCACTAAGCACGAGAACGAGGCTTGGGTTCTCTTTGAAAATTTGGCTGAAGACTCTTAGAAGCACTCTGCCACCCGTAGACTACCTAACCCATCAACTTCTAAATCTAAGGGGTTTTACGAGTTGGCTACGAACCAGGACTTAGCTTCGACTTTGCATGCTATATTCAAAAAGTTAGATCAATGCTTGTCCTTGGGATTGCAAACAATAGCATGCGCAGAGATATGTGCAATCTGTTTTGACCCTTACCACACATGTTATCATTTCCCACACGCGCACTCCCAACATGAGCTTGTGCGTGAGGATGTAAAGGCCACCCACGATTGGTATGATAAACCTTCTAATGATCCATATTCCAACACATATAACcctgggtggaaacaacatcctaacttctcatGGAGGTTGCAAGCTTTGGGTTTTCAATCTTAAAGACCTCCACAAGCCCCGAATGCTTTGCCCCCATGCCCATACCAAAATCTCTAAAGTTATCTGGATTTAGCCCCTAGATTTTCAACCACCCCGCAGTCGTCTCCCTTACAACCCAAGTATGATACATTTCAAGAGATGGTGCTGAGGTcccttaagaacattgaaatTGATTGCCAAGCGAATCAGCAAgtccttcactctcactcccaatccaCTGCAAAGCTAGAAACTGCTTTAGGACAACTAGTTGCCACTTTGAGTCGGAGAGATGAAGGCAAGCTTCCAAGTCAGCCTATAGTCAATCCTAGGGGAAaatatggggtagaatgtgaacTAGATGTTGGTCCCTCATCATACTCTGAGTAGGCCCAGGCGGTAACCACATTTCAAAGTAGTAGGCTGACAACCAAATAAGGTGAGGAGCAACTAAACACGAGGGAGACCCAGGATGAAAAACTGGAAGTACCCAATGTGGATTTATGCACTCTCTTTTCCTCTCGTTGGGTACATAGACCATTGAGTCTCACACCCACCACCACAAGAACCACACCTCACTTCGCTCCCATAGGACTTTTCATGGCTACTCAGTGACACATCCAGAAGTCCCACTCGCACCCTTTATATTTAAGAAAGAGGCTTCCACTGAGTCCATCTGGGATATGTTTAAACAAGTGCGAATGGATAAGTCTCTTCTTGATGACATTAAGCAATCACCTATGTTTacaaaattccttaaggactttTCAATGCAGGAGATAGAATCAAGGGGGCacatggatggtttggttaagcagACCGAGCATATGAGTTCCATAATACTAAAACACCTTGTTCCTAAATTTAAAGACCTTGGATCACCTACTATCTCATATGTAATTGGTAATTACACCATTGATGAGGCCCTTCTAGATTTAGGAGCAAGTGTGAACATTCTCTCATACTCAGCCTATCAGAAACTTAACCCAGGAGTGTTGCAACCCACTTTGGTTTCCATATGCCTTGCTGATCGATCTCTTAAGCAACCCCGGTGTGTGGTGGAAGACGTGGTCATTAAGGTGGGATATttccattaccctattaaattcatcaTTTTGGACATAGAGACTTCCACCAACCCAATCCCTGTCCTTTTGGGACAACCATTCCTAGCCATGGCTAACacctgcattcaatgtaggatgggattatggacatctcatgGGGCCATAATCAACATAGGCTGAACATATTTAATACTTCCCAACATCCTTTGAATGCCATCCAAGCTGTGGACAAAGACGTGATTGACAAAATTGTTAGGGAAGCAACTCCTTCAATGCTATAAAAGCACCCTTGGAAAA
This region of Malania oleifera isolate guangnan ecotype guangnan chromosome 10, ASM2987363v1, whole genome shotgun sequence genomic DNA includes:
- the LOC131166707 gene encoding uncharacterized protein LOC131166707, whose protein sequence is MVLRSLKNIEIDCQANQQVLHSHSQSTAKLETALGQLVATLSRRDEGKLPSQPIVNPRGKYGVECELDTIESHTHHHKNHTSLRSHRTFHGYSVTHPEVPLAPFIFKKEASTESIWDMFKQVRMDKSLLDDIKQSPMFTKFLKDFSMQEIESRGHMDGLVKQTEHMSSIILKHLVPKFKDLGSPTISYVIGNYTIDEALLDLGASVNILSYSAYQKLNPGVLQPTLVSICLADRSLKQPRCVVEDVVIKDGIMDISWGHNQHRLNIFNTSQHPLNAIQAVDKDVIDKIVREATPSML